A window from Carassius gibelio isolate Cgi1373 ecotype wild population from Czech Republic chromosome B3, carGib1.2-hapl.c, whole genome shotgun sequence encodes these proteins:
- the LOC127952769 gene encoding gastrula zinc finger protein XlCGF8.2DB-like gives MAFIKEESEDFRIEEVFSLKQEETEEQIGQDPYAMEQTDQCEKLHDLIIGEKTTKTEMASIRKRAQKTKSNSHFTCHHCGRSFTEKQNLQTHMRIHTGEKPFNCQQCGKNFAQQGSLKNHMRTHTGEKPFNCQQCGKSFTQNASLIYHMRIHSGEKPFTCQQCGKSFTQKSYLQSHMITHSGEKPFTCQQCGKSYTQKSTLHTHMSIHTGEKPYTCEQCGKSFPGKQKLKVHMRVHTQEKPYSCKYCGKGFTHACSRYYHMRIHTGPKLFTCDCCGKILTTEFSLKCHKMIHTGKKPFECDQCGRCFTRKAKLSYHMKTHSAEKCCKCAQCEKSFKNKRTLNAHMKKQHTREEPVGRASHN, from the exons ATggcgtttattaaagaggagagtgaagacttCAGAATTGAAGAAGTGTTCAGTCTGAAACAAGAAGAGACGGAGGAACAAATAG gcCAAGATCCGTATGCAATGGAACAGACAGATCAGTGCGAGAAACTCCATGATTTAATAATTggtgaaaaaacaacaaagacTGAAATGGCTTCTATACGAAAAAGAGCTCAGAAAACCAAATCTAACAGCCATTTCACCTGCCATCACTGTGGAAGGAgtttcacagaaaaacaaaatcttcaaacgcacatgagaattcacactggagagaagcctttcaactgccaacagtgtggaaagaacTTCGCTCAACAAGGATCCCTCAAAAATCACATGAGAACTCACacaggagagaagcctttcaactgccaacagtgtggaaaaagtttcactCAAAATGCATCCCTTATATatcacatgagaattcactcGGGAGAGAAGCCTtttacctgccaacagtgtggaaagagtttcactcaaaaatcataccttcagagtcacatgataaCTCACtcaggagagaagcctttcacctgtcagcagtgtggaaagagttataCACAGAAAAGCACCCTTCATACCCACATGagcattcacactggagagaagccttatacatgtgaacagtgtggaaagagtttccctGGAAAACAAAAGCTTAAagtccacatgagagttcacactcaAGAGAAGCCTTACTCTTGCAAGTATTGTGGGAAGGGTTTCACACATGCATGCTCCCGGTAttaccacatgagaattcacactggaccAAAGCTGTTCACATGTGATTGTTGTGGAAAGATCCTCACAACAGAATTTAGCCTTAAGTGTCACAAGATGATTCACACTGGAAAGAAACCCTTCgaatgtgatcagtgtggaaggTGTTTCACACGTAAGGCAAAACTTAGTTACCACATGAAGACTCATTCGGCAGAGAAATGCTGTAAATGTGctcagtgtgaaaagagtttCAAGAATAAACGTACTCTAAATGCTCACATGAAAAAACAACACACTCGAGAGGAGCCTGTGGGAAGAGCTTCTCACAATTAA